In Helianthus annuus cultivar XRQ/B chromosome 9, HanXRQr2.0-SUNRISE, whole genome shotgun sequence, the following are encoded in one genomic region:
- the LOC110879801 gene encoding uncharacterized protein LOC110879801 isoform X1 — protein MDFLTGGSKNTWQPVMGPDTTTSSYWLNWRGLLCCVWILTAMGIASYLITKYEGASNRKSRKRENEDEVDDYGGVLYDDEIWKPCLEGIHPAWLMSYRILAFIVLLILIILNAIVDGGSIFYYYTQWTFTLVTIYFGIGSLLSMYGCYQHHNKVGGDRSEGLDEEQAEITNLPNAAKFAGPNDHKHPRQVAGIWGYVFQIMFQTLAGAVVLTDCVFWLIMVPFLTIKDYNLNFLIINMHSINAVFLVGDTALNSLRFPWFRIAYFTLWTCIFVIFQWIVHACIALWWPYPFLDLSSPFSPIWYLLLALLHLPCYGVFALVIKLKHCLLSKWFPDSNRYIL, from the exons ATGGATTTCTTGACAGGAGGGTCGAAGAACACGTGGCAGCCTGTGATGGGGCCTGATACAACCACCTCAAGTTATTGGTTGAACTGGAGAGGGTTGTTATGTTGTGTATGGATATTGACAGCAATGGGTATAGCTTCATATCTTATAACAAAATATGAAGGAGCTTCAAATCGAAAAtcaagaaaaagagaaaatgaagaTGAGGTGGATGATTATGGAGGGGTGTTGTATGATGATGAAATTTGGAAGCCATGTTTGGAAGGAATACATCCAGCTTGGTTGATGAGTTATAGAATATTAGCTTTTATTGTGCTCTTGATTCTTATTATCCTAAATGCCATTGTTGATGGAGGTAGCATATTTTACTACTACACAca GTGGACATTTACATTGGTTACTATATATTTTGGG ATAGGATCTTTATTGTCAATGTATGGATGCTATCAACACCACAACAAAGTTGGTGGTGACAGAAGTGAGGGATTAGATGAAGAACAAGCTGAAATTACCAATTTACCCAATGCTGCTAAATTTGCGGGTCCTAATGATCATAAACACCCTCGCCAAGTCGCTGGCATTTGGGGCTATGTTTTTCAGATCATGTTTCAGACGCTGGCAGGCGCGGTTGTGCTTACagactgtgttttctggttaatCATGGTTCCATTTCTAACCATTAAAGATTATAATTTGAATTTT TTGATTATAAACATGCACTCCATCAATGCTGTGTTTTTAGTTGGTGACACTGCCTTAAATAGCTTG CGATTTCCGTGGTTTCGAATTGCATACTTTACCCTGTGGACATGTATTTTCGTCATTTTCCAATGGATCGTTCACGCATGCATAGCACTTTG GTGGCCTTATCCTTTTCTTGATCTGTCATCCCCATTCTCTCCAATATG GTACTTATTGCTGGCATTGTTGCACTTACCATGCTATGGAGTTTTTGCTTTAGTTATAAAACTGAAGCATTGTCTCTTGTCAAAATGGTTCCCGGATTCTAACCGATATATATTATAA
- the LOC110879801 gene encoding uncharacterized protein LOC110879801 isoform X2 has product MGPDTTTSSYWLNWRGLLCCVWILTAMGIASYLITKYEGASNRKSRKRENEDEVDDYGGVLYDDEIWKPCLEGIHPAWLMSYRILAFIVLLILIILNAIVDGGSIFYYYTQWTFTLVTIYFGIGSLLSMYGCYQHHNKVGGDRSEGLDEEQAEITNLPNAAKFAGPNDHKHPRQVAGIWGYVFQIMFQTLAGAVVLTDCVFWLIMVPFLTIKDYNLNFLIINMHSINAVFLVGDTALNSLRFPWFRIAYFTLWTCIFVIFQWIVHACIALWWPYPFLDLSSPFSPIWYLLLALLHLPCYGVFALVIKLKHCLLSKWFPDSNRYIL; this is encoded by the exons ATGGGGCCTGATACAACCACCTCAAGTTATTGGTTGAACTGGAGAGGGTTGTTATGTTGTGTATGGATATTGACAGCAATGGGTATAGCTTCATATCTTATAACAAAATATGAAGGAGCTTCAAATCGAAAAtcaagaaaaagagaaaatgaagaTGAGGTGGATGATTATGGAGGGGTGTTGTATGATGATGAAATTTGGAAGCCATGTTTGGAAGGAATACATCCAGCTTGGTTGATGAGTTATAGAATATTAGCTTTTATTGTGCTCTTGATTCTTATTATCCTAAATGCCATTGTTGATGGAGGTAGCATATTTTACTACTACACAca GTGGACATTTACATTGGTTACTATATATTTTGGG ATAGGATCTTTATTGTCAATGTATGGATGCTATCAACACCACAACAAAGTTGGTGGTGACAGAAGTGAGGGATTAGATGAAGAACAAGCTGAAATTACCAATTTACCCAATGCTGCTAAATTTGCGGGTCCTAATGATCATAAACACCCTCGCCAAGTCGCTGGCATTTGGGGCTATGTTTTTCAGATCATGTTTCAGACGCTGGCAGGCGCGGTTGTGCTTACagactgtgttttctggttaatCATGGTTCCATTTCTAACCATTAAAGATTATAATTTGAATTTT TTGATTATAAACATGCACTCCATCAATGCTGTGTTTTTAGTTGGTGACACTGCCTTAAATAGCTTG CGATTTCCGTGGTTTCGAATTGCATACTTTACCCTGTGGACATGTATTTTCGTCATTTTCCAATGGATCGTTCACGCATGCATAGCACTTTG GTGGCCTTATCCTTTTCTTGATCTGTCATCCCCATTCTCTCCAATATG GTACTTATTGCTGGCATTGTTGCACTTACCATGCTATGGAGTTTTTGCTTTAGTTATAAAACTGAAGCATTGTCTCTTGTCAAAATGGTTCCCGGATTCTAACCGATATATATTATAA